In a genomic window of Nostoc sp. UHCC 0870:
- a CDS encoding efflux RND transporter periplasmic adaptor subunit: protein MSHQDSSHSSLPVEIEDSQATETQDSSLVEPEKQSTPSPKGRWPVIVGIILLIIGGGFGWRWWQSSLAGNSPPGMAAGQPRGIPVKLATVETGTLQESSVFVGTLDAPRSVVLKPEIDGRVSQILVKEGDRIQEGQVVIRLQSDDVQAQLLQAKASLEQARARLAELKAGTRSEQIAQARAQVAQARARLTDAQGGARPEEIAQAEAQIESAKSDVELAQSRAKRYEKLQTEGAVSQDVLEGYLGERRSAEARLREAQRRLEQLRKSRGSDITELTAALEQQTQNLRQLENGARPEEIAQARSQVTQAAAQVKSAEAQVRYTNVLAPLTGIVGNIPVRVGSFVSKGDELTTLTRNSALELNISIPLNQAAQLQTGLPVQMLDTQGNPTTTGRISFIEPNANSNSQTVLAKATFSNGTGQLLNRQLVQAKVIWDERPGVLIPVTAVSRLGGETFVFVAQAPESPQPDAPSLVAIQKSVKLGAIEGNNYQVLEGLKAGEKIIVSGILNLTNGAPIVPES from the coding sequence ATGTCCCATCAAGATAGTTCTCATTCCTCACTACCTGTAGAGATAGAAGATTCTCAGGCTACCGAAACTCAAGATAGTTCTCTGGTAGAGCCAGAAAAACAATCTACACCTAGTCCTAAAGGGCGTTGGCCTGTGATTGTTGGCATCATTTTGCTAATTATCGGTGGTGGTTTTGGCTGGAGGTGGTGGCAAAGTAGCCTGGCGGGGAATAGCCCCCCAGGAATGGCGGCGGGTCAGCCGAGGGGAATTCCTGTAAAATTAGCGACAGTAGAAACAGGAACTTTACAAGAAAGCTCTGTATTTGTCGGCACTTTAGACGCACCGCGCTCAGTGGTACTTAAACCAGAAATTGATGGACGAGTCAGCCAAATTTTAGTCAAAGAAGGCGATCGCATCCAAGAAGGGCAAGTAGTAATTCGTCTGCAAAGTGATGATGTTCAAGCCCAGTTATTGCAAGCTAAAGCTTCCTTAGAACAAGCCCGCGCCCGCCTAGCGGAACTCAAAGCCGGGACTCGCTCTGAACAAATTGCCCAAGCCAGAGCGCAGGTAGCCCAAGCTAGAGCCAGGTTAACAGATGCCCAAGGTGGAGCGCGTCCAGAGGAAATTGCTCAAGCTGAGGCGCAAATTGAATCAGCGAAATCTGATGTAGAGTTAGCGCAGTCACGAGCCAAGCGATACGAAAAACTTCAGACAGAGGGTGCAGTGTCCCAAGATGTTTTAGAAGGATATTTGGGAGAAAGACGTAGTGCTGAAGCGAGGTTAAGAGAAGCCCAGCGACGATTAGAGCAACTGCGTAAAAGTCGAGGTTCTGATATTACCGAACTAACGGCTGCTCTAGAACAGCAAACACAAAACTTGAGACAATTAGAAAACGGCGCACGTCCAGAAGAAATAGCCCAAGCGCGATCGCAAGTTACCCAAGCCGCCGCCCAAGTCAAATCTGCCGAAGCCCAAGTGCGTTACACGAACGTCCTAGCACCTTTGACGGGGATTGTGGGTAATATCCCCGTGAGAGTTGGTAGCTTTGTCAGCAAAGGTGATGAACTGACAACACTGACTAGAAACAGTGCTTTAGAACTAAATATATCCATTCCCCTCAACCAAGCCGCACAATTGCAGACGGGATTACCCGTGCAGATGCTAGATACCCAAGGAAACCCCACCACCACAGGTAGGATTAGTTTCATTGAACCCAACGCCAACTCCAATTCCCAAACAGTCTTAGCCAAAGCCACCTTTAGCAATGGTACGGGACAACTACTCAATCGCCAGTTAGTCCAAGCCAAAGTGATTTGGGATGAACGTCCAGGCGTGTTAATTCCCGTCACAGCCGTATCTCGCTTAGGTGGAGAAACCTTTGTATTTGTCGCGCAAGCACCAGAAAGCCCCCAACCAGACGCGCCGTCTTTAGTAGCTATACAAAAATCGGTGAAATTAGGAGCGATTGAAGGTAACAATTATCAAGTTCTAGAAGGACTAAAAGCCGGCGAAAAAATCATAGT
- a CDS encoding iron-containing alcohol dehydrogenase — MENFVFYNPVKILFGKGQIAKIDTEIPADAKILITYGGGSIKTNGVYDQVKSALSGRNIFEFGGIEPNPRLETLMKAVELARQEGIDFLLAVGGGSVLDGTKFIAAAVYFEGDPWDILAKQAPVTAAVPLGTVLTLPATGSEMNTGAVITKAQTEEKLYFNSNLVFPRFSVLDPETTFSLPPRQIGNGIVDAYTHVMEQYLTYPANAPLQDRMAESILKTLIEEGPKTLANPHDYDARANFMWCATMALNGLIGAGVPQDWATHMIGHELTAEHGLDHAQTLAIVLPSTLSVRRDRKWQKLLQYAERVWNIIDGSETERVEQAIAQTRNFFESLGVRTHLSDYGVGLETIPVIIKRLKQHGLAVLGEQQDVDSQVVEKILTLSA; from the coding sequence ATGGAAAATTTTGTTTTTTACAACCCAGTTAAAATCCTCTTTGGTAAAGGTCAAATTGCCAAAATTGACACTGAAATTCCGGCTGATGCCAAAATTCTCATAACTTACGGTGGAGGTAGCATCAAAACCAATGGTGTCTACGATCAAGTTAAATCTGCGTTATCTGGACGGAATATATTTGAGTTCGGTGGAATTGAACCTAATCCCCGCCTAGAAACACTAATGAAAGCTGTAGAATTAGCCCGTCAAGAAGGGATTGATTTTCTGCTGGCGGTGGGTGGTGGTTCAGTTCTGGATGGAACTAAGTTTATTGCGGCGGCGGTTTACTTTGAGGGCGATCCTTGGGATATTCTCGCCAAGCAAGCACCCGTGACTGCGGCTGTACCTTTGGGTACTGTATTGACCCTCCCTGCTACGGGTTCGGAGATGAATACAGGTGCTGTGATTACTAAGGCACAAACAGAGGAAAAACTCTACTTTAATAGTAATTTGGTATTTCCTCGCTTCTCTGTTCTTGACCCAGAAACGACTTTTTCCTTACCTCCAAGACAAATTGGTAATGGGATTGTTGATGCTTATACCCATGTAATGGAACAGTATTTGACTTATCCCGCCAATGCACCATTACAAGACCGGATGGCGGAGTCAATCTTGAAAACGCTGATTGAGGAGGGGCCAAAAACCCTGGCTAATCCCCACGATTATGATGCACGAGCTAACTTTATGTGGTGTGCAACAATGGCTCTCAATGGATTAATTGGTGCGGGAGTTCCGCAAGACTGGGCGACTCACATGATTGGTCATGAGTTGACGGCGGAACATGGTTTAGATCATGCTCAGACTTTGGCGATTGTGCTACCAAGTACCCTGTCTGTGAGACGCGATCGCAAATGGCAAAAGCTTCTACAATATGCAGAGCGAGTCTGGAACATAATTGATGGTAGCGAAACCGAACGCGTAGAACAAGCGATCGCTCAAACTCGCAACTTCTTTGAGTCCCTCGGTGTCCGCACTCATCTATCTGACTACGGTGTAGGCTTAGAAACCATTCCTGTAATTATCAAACGTCTAAAACAGCACGGTTTAGCCGTTTTGGGCGAACAGCAAGATGTAGACTCTCAAGTTGTCGAGAAGATTTTAACCCTTTCGGCTTAA
- a CDS encoding TetR/AcrR family transcriptional regulator, whose amino-acid sequence MSKGEETKARIIQQAAELFNQQGYAGSSISDIMRVTGLQKGGIYNHFQSKDELALQAFDYAIACVSKHYRLALRNERHAIARLKAIVNVFSSFVENPPIPGGCPLLNTAVESDDAHPALRERTQQAMTAWLNLIRHIIETGIAKGEIQPGVNADEIASIMTAILEGSIMMSKLYGDNIYMQRAVNHLNQYIETHL is encoded by the coding sequence ATGTCCAAAGGCGAAGAAACAAAAGCTCGGATTATCCAACAAGCAGCCGAACTGTTTAACCAACAGGGGTATGCTGGTTCGTCTATTTCTGACATTATGCGGGTGACAGGATTGCAAAAGGGGGGAATTTACAATCATTTCCAAAGCAAAGATGAATTAGCATTACAGGCTTTTGATTATGCGATCGCTTGTGTGAGCAAACATTACAGATTAGCATTACGCAACGAACGCCATGCGATCGCACGTTTAAAGGCGATCGTGAATGTATTTAGCAGTTTTGTAGAAAATCCACCCATCCCCGGAGGGTGTCCCCTACTGAATACGGCCGTTGAAAGTGATGATGCTCATCCGGCTTTAAGAGAACGTACTCAACAGGCGATGACAGCTTGGCTTAATCTCATTCGCCACATCATCGAAACCGGAATTGCAAAAGGTGAAATTCAACCTGGAGTCAATGCGGATGAAATAGCTAGTATCATGACTGCAATCTTAGAGGGTTCAATTATGATGAGCAAGTTATATGGAGATAATATTTATATGCAAAGAGCCGTTAATCATCTCAACCAGTACATAGAAACTCACCTTTAG
- a CDS encoding tautomerase family protein — protein MVQIKVYGLADKLNPIKAELSNIIHVALIEGLQIAPEKRFHRFFLLDKSDFYYPSDRSEDYLIIEISMFEGRSVATKKQLIRLLIQNISTQLNISVDDIEITIFELPKSNWGIRGLPGDELTLNYKVEV, from the coding sequence ATGGTACAAATCAAAGTTTATGGTTTAGCTGACAAGCTCAACCCGATTAAAGCAGAGCTATCAAATATCATTCATGTCGCTCTAATTGAAGGATTACAGATTGCTCCTGAGAAAAGATTTCATCGTTTTTTTCTTTTAGATAAATCTGATTTTTATTACCCATCAGACAGGTCAGAAGATTATTTAATTATTGAAATTAGTATGTTTGAAGGGCGTTCCGTTGCTACTAAAAAGCAGCTAATTCGATTGTTGATTCAAAACATAAGTACACAATTGAATATTTCAGTAGATGATATTGAAATTACAATTTTTGAATTACCTAAATCCAACTGGGGTATCAGAGGTTTACCCGGTGACGAATTAACACTTAACTACAAAGTAGAAGTTTAA
- a CDS encoding acyl-CoA thioesterase, producing MLTTEKTHRPLEIVLSIPVRTYDIDFVGIVSNIVYIRWLEDLRLKFLEEHWQLEQQLKQGYAPIMAGTEIEYKRPIKLNDQVIGRLWLSNLGRLKWTVQAEILANKELAAIATQKGAFMSLESSRLIPIPEGLKQKYCQSQQA from the coding sequence ATGCTAACAACTGAGAAAACCCATAGACCATTAGAGATAGTATTAAGCATACCCGTAAGAACTTATGATATAGATTTTGTGGGTATTGTCAGCAACATAGTTTATATCAGGTGGCTAGAAGATTTACGCCTCAAGTTTCTAGAAGAACACTGGCAACTTGAGCAACAGCTTAAGCAAGGATATGCACCAATTATGGCAGGCACAGAAATTGAATATAAACGCCCAATTAAGCTAAATGATCAAGTAATTGGCCGTTTATGGTTAAGTAATTTGGGACGTTTAAAATGGACTGTACAAGCTGAAATTTTAGCCAATAAAGAGTTAGCAGCAATCGCCACACAAAAAGGTGCTTTTATGAGTTTAGAAAGTAGTCGTCTAATTCCCATTCCAGAGGGATTAAAACAGAAATATTGTCAATCTCAGCAGGCGTAA
- a CDS encoding glutathione S-transferase family protein has protein sequence MLKFYYAPLSPNARRVWITLLEKGIDFEPILMKLNGDQLQPEFLEINPFHHIPVVVDDGFRVIESLAILDYLESKYPTPALLPNDAQGLAKVRMVQMVTANELFPKTITLICDNPDSPQFLQAVQHINKVLQFLTEIIGHYTFFNGEELTLADIVAGTVLPFLPNLGVSLDDYPQLQNWCEQINQRPAWQKTLLSDADFEEFKRRVRFLVKSNK, from the coding sequence ATGTTGAAATTTTACTACGCTCCCCTTTCACCTAATGCTCGGCGTGTGTGGATAACTTTATTAGAAAAAGGAATTGATTTTGAACCGATATTAATGAAATTAAATGGTGATCAATTACAGCCAGAATTTTTGGAAATCAACCCATTTCACCATATCCCAGTTGTAGTAGATGACGGGTTTAGGGTTATAGAATCTTTGGCAATTTTAGATTATTTAGAAAGTAAATATCCCACACCGGCATTATTGCCTAATGATGCTCAAGGATTGGCAAAAGTCAGAATGGTGCAAATGGTGACAGCTAATGAATTATTTCCCAAAACAATTACACTAATTTGTGATAATCCCGACTCACCGCAGTTCTTACAAGCAGTACAGCATATAAATAAAGTGCTGCAATTTTTAACAGAAATTATTGGCCATTATACTTTTTTTAATGGTGAAGAATTAACCCTAGCAGATATTGTTGCAGGAACAGTTTTACCATTTTTACCTAACTTGGGTGTAAGTCTGGATGATTATCCCCAACTACAAAACTGGTGTGAACAAATTAACCAACGCCCAGCATGGCAAAAAACCCTACTCAGCGATGCAGACTTTGAGGAATTCAAACGGAGGGTGAGATTTTTGGTAAAGAGTAATAAGTAA
- a CDS encoding helix-turn-helix domain-containing protein produces MRKKKSAILEAVHETASDLDKAGLMNQTTLREFEHLCLPPIEPLEPLQIKEIRESSQISQAVFARILNISPSTVQKWEIGQKRPSGASLKLLHLVKNRGLNSVLY; encoded by the coding sequence ATGCGGAAGAAAAAATCGGCGATTCTTGAAGCGGTTCATGAAACAGCGTCAGACCTAGACAAAGCTGGGCTAATGAATCAAACTACATTGCGCGAATTTGAACACTTATGTCTACCTCCTATTGAGCCTCTAGAACCATTACAAATTAAAGAAATACGGGAATCATCTCAAATCAGTCAAGCTGTTTTTGCACGTATTTTGAATATAAGCCCTTCAACAGTTCAAAAGTGGGAAATAGGACAAAAGCGGCCTAGTGGAGCATCTCTTAAGCTACTGCACTTGGTAAAAAATCGTGGGTTAAACAGTGTGCTTTATTAA
- a CDS encoding sensor histidine kinase, translating into MLTNNQMGQPQPPIAGEQQIVALGRVLQSLREEDDIEVLIAITTSYIQQQFNYSLIWIAVYDRIKHTLLGKGGVTPGGEDSFLRKRLILRPGDLLEQVVIQQRAVGVADIRTETRIGECQELGKKHNVRGTIIFPIRYKDRCLGLLLIAAERWGYLIPEETKTSVMIVLGELGSILYQNELHLQQKQSKRPDEPLLELLDNLHNFNNLEERLKAVVEATHEFVAPSRTNIYWFDRQGRYFWCRITNQLRKMNRDAQREQPAAGMTVQELSDFYYALSVNQIVWIGDARSSLNSHFTAKLLKRWRVRSLLAAPIIWQQDLLGFLAVEGVEPRIWSEADKNFVQGAAGLVSLVAPTEKMDSTIQQIKEDSQLTSQVAQAIYTYQDLKETLRICATKVLTRLGATRFLVLQYDADRNNYQVVYQTQPHNRRPLTFAFSLLTETDRQMLKSATKTVEIENLEEDLRFFNWRPPLIENGVRSLLVCNCIQSHRPEAILLITHTKHHNWTTLEKELLWIVSQQIGVVLRQWRLLTNSEQQQKIVQSIQQSLCILEEAHSESTETEKNYLETTTLEQIASILGCPLALMLSWSSGQSQAEIIPGVIGDSQFNIRTDAQISVQSEALIQWALSKDGYLNLKADDLPPETKKWLNCPGMGKVLVIALRTAAIHQPTGIIVLADHAERYWPQQTLNAIETLIEQLAWLRRQQLISKSLESTTQELRQLNWYKHRRLEEAQRTTTQLIGQIHDLGIPHNELTQTRYQLLWRQLDHTTAAMTGLLKQEQWQLYMNGETMPIASLLKRSLERIDNLVQKQKLWIGVHGLGQSTQELETNNGSGLVKGVVASSYPSPMAIVGDIIKFELILNELLVSACQRSPHGSRIDIWCRRLDEKFLELSITDNGIIAPELLTELEQMTRKDVLTPSHLDQLPGLHLLICQQLMQQLGGELHLYQLPDNRVVSRLLLPLA; encoded by the coding sequence ATGTTGACTAATAATCAGATGGGGCAGCCACAACCACCTATAGCCGGCGAACAGCAGATTGTTGCCCTAGGACGCGTTTTGCAAAGTCTAAGGGAAGAGGATGATATTGAGGTTCTGATTGCAATTACTACTTCTTATATTCAACAGCAGTTTAATTACAGTTTGATTTGGATTGCTGTTTACGATCGCATCAAGCATACATTGTTAGGTAAAGGTGGTGTCACTCCTGGAGGCGAGGATAGTTTTTTACGCAAACGGTTGATTCTCCGTCCAGGTGACTTATTAGAGCAAGTAGTTATTCAACAGCGCGCTGTGGGAGTGGCAGATATCCGCACTGAAACCAGAATTGGCGAATGCCAGGAATTAGGTAAAAAACACAACGTTCGGGGAACAATTATTTTTCCCATACGCTACAAAGACCGTTGTTTGGGTTTGCTGTTAATAGCTGCGGAACGCTGGGGTTATTTGATCCCAGAGGAAACCAAAACTAGTGTGATGATTGTCTTAGGGGAACTGGGGTCAATACTGTATCAAAATGAACTTCATTTGCAGCAAAAGCAAAGCAAGCGTCCTGATGAACCGTTATTAGAATTACTCGACAATTTACATAACTTCAATAATTTAGAAGAAAGACTCAAAGCAGTAGTAGAAGCAACCCATGAATTTGTTGCTCCCAGTCGTACTAATATTTACTGGTTTGATCGACAAGGACGCTATTTTTGGTGTCGGATTACCAATCAACTCAGGAAAATGAATAGAGATGCACAGCGTGAACAGCCGGCGGCCGGTATGACTGTGCAAGAGTTGAGCGATTTTTATTATGCTTTGTCAGTTAATCAAATTGTTTGGATTGGTGATGCTCGCAGTTCCCTAAATAGTCATTTTACAGCCAAGTTATTGAAACGCTGGCGGGTGCGATCGCTCTTGGCTGCTCCAATTATCTGGCAACAAGACCTCTTGGGTTTTCTGGCTGTCGAAGGTGTTGAACCGCGCATTTGGTCAGAAGCAGACAAAAATTTTGTCCAAGGTGCGGCGGGTTTAGTCTCTCTAGTAGCTCCGACTGAAAAAATGGACAGTACCATTCAACAAATTAAAGAGGATTCCCAACTTACTAGCCAAGTTGCTCAAGCTATCTACACTTATCAAGACCTCAAAGAAACTTTACGTATTTGTGCTACCAAAGTGTTAACTCGGTTAGGTGCTACCCGCTTTTTAGTTTTACAGTATGACGCTGACCGGAATAACTATCAAGTCGTCTATCAAACTCAACCCCATAATCGCCGTCCTTTGACCTTTGCTTTTAGTTTATTGACCGAAACCGATAGACAGATGTTGAAATCGGCGACAAAAACAGTAGAAATTGAGAATTTAGAGGAAGATTTACGTTTTTTTAACTGGCGACCACCTTTAATAGAAAATGGAGTGCGATCGCTGTTAGTTTGCAACTGCATTCAAAGTCATCGACCAGAGGCAATCCTGCTAATTACCCACACCAAGCATCACAATTGGACAACCCTCGAAAAAGAACTGCTGTGGATTGTCAGTCAACAAATTGGCGTAGTTTTACGGCAATGGCGACTACTAACCAATAGTGAACAACAGCAAAAAATTGTCCAGAGTATCCAACAATCTCTCTGCATTTTAGAAGAAGCCCATAGTGAAAGCACTGAGACAGAAAAAAATTATCTAGAAACTACCACTCTGGAACAAATAGCATCTATTCTTGGTTGTCCTTTAGCCTTAATGTTGTCTTGGTCTTCTGGCCAGTCTCAGGCGGAGATTATACCCGGAGTAATTGGTGATAGTCAATTTAATATTCGCACGGATGCACAAATATCTGTACAGTCTGAAGCATTGATTCAGTGGGCGTTGTCTAAAGATGGCTACTTAAATCTGAAAGCCGATGATTTACCACCAGAAACCAAAAAATGGTTAAATTGTCCAGGAATGGGCAAGGTTTTGGTTATAGCTTTACGGACTGCTGCTATTCATCAACCCACAGGGATAATTGTGTTAGCAGACCATGCAGAACGCTATTGGCCCCAACAAACCCTAAATGCGATAGAAACTCTGATTGAGCAATTAGCTTGGTTGCGTCGTCAACAGCTAATCAGCAAAAGTCTAGAATCTACAACCCAAGAATTACGTCAACTCAACTGGTACAAACATCGGCGGTTAGAAGAAGCCCAAAGAACAACAACACAATTAATCGGTCAAATTCATGATTTGGGCATTCCTCATAATGAATTGACTCAGACACGCTACCAGTTATTGTGGCGACAGTTAGATCACACCACTGCGGCGATGACAGGATTGTTAAAACAAGAACAATGGCAATTGTACATGAATGGGGAAACCATGCCCATAGCCAGCTTGTTGAAGCGATCGCTCGAACGCATAGACAACTTAGTTCAAAAACAAAAACTCTGGATTGGGGTTCATGGGTTGGGACAATCGACACAAGAACTAGAGACAAACAATGGTTCTGGCTTAGTCAAAGGTGTCGTTGCTTCCAGTTACCCTTCCCCAATGGCGATCGTTGGCGACATCATCAAATTTGAATTAATCCTCAACGAATTATTAGTGTCCGCCTGTCAACGTTCCCCTCATGGTAGCAGAATTGATATTTGGTGTCGTCGCTTAGATGAAAAATTCCTAGAGTTATCAATTACAGATAACGGTATCATTGCACCAGAGTTACTAACAGAACTAGAGCAAATGACACGTAAGGATGTACTAACACCTAGTCATTTAGATCAACTCCCAGGTTTACATTTATTGATCTGTCAACAGCTAATGCAGCAACTAGGAGGAGAATTACATCTCTACCAGTTACCTGATAATCGAGTAGTTAGCCGCTTACTATTGCCATTAGCTTAA
- a CDS encoding quinone-dependent dihydroorotate dehydrogenase: protein MDIYQIAIRPVLFNLLKADPEWSHHQAIAILSWLSHQNHTGNNWLPSLLQKSLCLKNHRLEQNLFGLHFPNPLGLAAGFDKDGVTSGILSSLGFGFAELGTVTFVAQPGNPRPRLFRLPLDQAVLNRMGFNNSGAAAMAKLLTQEKQEFTSSIPIGINLGKSKVTPLEAAAEDYLHSFQLLKELGDYFVVNVSSPNTPGLRSLQDASMLSSILDVLQKENNLQKPIFVKIAPDLEWEAIADIITLAKTYQLAGIIATNTTISREGLKTQVIDKTGKSPEQEAGGISGAPVRDRSTEVIKFICQQTQGQMPIIGVGGIFSPDDAWAKITAGASLIQVYTGWIYEGPMMVSRILEGLLVKLEQNGLSSISEAVGLDVKKSLGTGDY from the coding sequence ATGGATATTTATCAAATTGCTATTCGTCCGGTTTTATTCAATTTATTAAAAGCAGATCCAGAGTGGTCACATCACCAGGCGATCGCAATCTTAAGTTGGTTATCACATCAAAATCATACTGGTAATAATTGGCTACCAAGCCTGTTACAAAAGTCTCTATGTCTAAAAAATCACCGCCTAGAACAAAATTTATTTGGTTTACACTTTCCCAACCCCCTAGGTTTGGCGGCTGGTTTTGATAAAGATGGTGTAACATCTGGCATCTTGTCAAGCCTGGGTTTTGGTTTTGCGGAACTGGGAACTGTGACATTTGTAGCACAGCCAGGAAATCCTCGTCCTCGTTTGTTTCGCTTGCCTTTAGATCAAGCTGTTCTTAACCGCATGGGGTTTAATAATAGTGGTGCAGCAGCAATGGCAAAACTGTTAACTCAAGAAAAACAAGAGTTCACTTCATCTATACCTATAGGCATTAATTTGGGTAAGTCGAAAGTTACTCCCCTAGAAGCAGCAGCAGAAGATTATTTACATAGTTTTCAATTACTTAAAGAGTTGGGAGATTACTTTGTAGTCAACGTTTCTTCACCCAATACACCAGGTTTGCGATCGCTCCAAGATGCCTCTATGCTCAGTTCTATCTTGGATGTACTACAAAAAGAAAACAACTTACAAAAACCAATTTTTGTCAAGATAGCCCCTGATTTAGAATGGGAAGCGATCGCGGATATTATTACTTTGGCGAAAACCTACCAGCTAGCCGGGATTATTGCCACTAACACTACTATTAGCCGTGAGGGGCTAAAAACCCAAGTGATTGACAAAACTGGCAAATCACCTGAGCAAGAAGCTGGGGGAATTAGTGGTGCGCCAGTACGCGATCGCTCCACAGAAGTAATTAAGTTTATCTGTCAGCAAACCCAAGGACAGATGCCAATTATCGGGGTAGGTGGCATATTCTCCCCCGATGATGCTTGGGCAAAAATTACTGCTGGTGCTAGCCTGATCCAAGTTTATACAGGCTGGATTTACGAAGGCCCAATGATGGTCAGCCGCATTCTTGAAGGTTTACTAGTCAAGTTAGAACAAAATGGCCTAAGTTCCATTTCGGAAGCCGTAGGTTTAGACGTTAAAAAGAGTCTAGGGACTGGGGACTATTAA